The sequence GGGCCTTGAAGTAGCGGCTGAGGCCTCGGCGCGAGCGACTTCGCCTCCGCTTTCGGCCGGACGTCGATCGTTCCTTCACGAGTCGCGGGGTCTCAGGGAATTGAAAGTTCTCGCTGTCATCGAGACGAACGCTCTCCCGTGTGAAGTCTTTAATCCCAGTGTGCGGGTCGTGGACGTGCAGGGATCTTGAAGACATGTGCGAGGTGTGGGCCGAGTAAGGAAGGATGAATGAAAGGTAGAGCGTGAGGAGTGTGAGGGTCGCTAGGCTGAACCCTACCAGCAACTCTTTCCGGGATGATACCTGTAATGTTGAGGGTAGAGATTGTTTGTCTCTTTTAACAAATTTTACTTTCTATTGTGTAATATTTGTTGAATCTTATGTTAACCTGTATTACAAATTTTGGCACTGGTCTATTGCTTTAATGAATTGGTTTGCTCTGTTTGTTACCATAATGTTATATTTCGTTGGAATAATCTTTCCCTGTATCATCGTGCTTATACCTATCATCGTATGTTTCCCTTTTAACCCTCTTGTCCCCACTCCACCTTTCTATCTACTtacactttccctctttccccactcctcacctcccctccccttctcttcctcacctGAATGTTAGCCAAATCAGGTGGAACGTGAGCTTCTACCCCGAAGAAGATTGGCAGGTCTCCCTTAGTCTCCAGCCACTTCCGCTTGGCCTCCTCTGTGCCCCAAGTGTCCAAAAAGAAAATGTTGGCCAA comes from Penaeus monodon isolate SGIC_2016 chromosome 2, NSTDA_Pmon_1, whole genome shotgun sequence and encodes:
- the LOC119579548 gene encoding uncharacterized protein LOC119579548, yielding MRVPTCIIGVKMVALMDLANIFFLDTWGTEEAKRKWLETKGDLPIFFGVEAHVPPDLANIQVSSRKELLVGFSLATLTLLTLYLSFILPYSAHTSHMSSRSLHVHDPHTGIKDFTRESVRLDDSENFQFPETPRLVKERSTSGRKRRRSRSRRGLSRYFKALWWRFKHERPSLSFVLGRLGVTKTECQIALVCHAHSYLMNLPAGVRGLLVMITSRFSDLSEYEEGIVTGLGGGTCDSFYQSENRICPDPYDVISDFLGRHVLHEF